From Ananas comosus cultivar F153 linkage group 8, ASM154086v1, whole genome shotgun sequence, one genomic window encodes:
- the LOC109714589 gene encoding 60S ribosomal protein L15 — translation MGAYKYVSELWRRKQSDVMRFLQRVRCWEYRQHPSIVRVTRPTRPDKARRLGYKAKQGYVVYRVRVRRGGRKRPVPKGIVYGKPKNQGITQLKFQRNKRSVAEERAGRKLGGLKVLNSYWINEDSTYKYYEVILVDAAHNAIRNDPRINWICKGVHKHRELRGLTSAGKKYRGLRGKGHPHHKARPSRRATWKRNQTLSLPRYR, via the exons ATGG GGGCGTACAAGTACGTGTCGGAGCTATGGAGGAGGAAGCAATCGGATGTGATGAGGTTTCTGCAGCGGGTGAGGTGTTGGGAGTATCGCCAACACCCCTCGATCGTCCGCGTCACGAGGCCTACTCGCCCCGACAAGGCGCGGCGCCTCGGCTACAAAGCGAAGCAG GGCTATGTGGTGTACCGCGTTAGAGTTAGGCGTGGAGGCAGGAAGAGGCCTGTCCCCAAGGGTATTGTTTATGGGAAGCCCAAGAACCAGGGTATCACGCAGCTCAAGTTCCAGAGGAACAAGAGGTCGGTCGCTGAGGAGAGAGCTGGCCGCAAGTTGGGTGGTCTTAAGGTCCTCAACTCTTACTGGATCAATGAG GATTCAACCTACAAGTACTATGAGGTCATCCTTGTAGATGCTGCTCACAACGCGATCCGCAACGATCCGAGGATCAACTGGATCTGCAAGGGTGTCCACAAGCATCGCGAGCTTCGTGGGCTTACCTCGGCCGGTAAGAAGTACCGTGGCCTGCGGGGCAAGGGCCACCCGCATCACAAGGCAAGGCCGTCTCGCAGGGCTACTTGGAAGAGGAACCAGACACTATCGCTGCCCCGATACCGCTGA